The Streptomyces sp. NBC_00306 sequence CCCCCTGGCTGATCGGCCTCTGCGTCTTCTTCCTCTACCCGCTCGTCTCGACCGTCTACTTCTCGTTCATGAAGTACGACGGGTTCACCGCGCCCACCTGGGTGGGCCTCAAGAACTGGGCGTACGTCTTCCAGGACAACCCGTTCTTCTGGCCGGCGCTGCGCAACACCCTGTGGCTGGTCCTGGTGATGGTGTCGCTGCGGGTGCTCTTCGGACTCGGCATCGGACTGCTGATCACCAAGATCAAGACGGGCGCGGGCGTCTTCCGCACCCTGTTCTATCTCCCGTACCTGGCGCCGCCGGTCGCCGCGACCATGGCGTTCGTCTTCCTGCTCAACCCCGGCACCGGCCCGACCAACACCATCCTGGAGAAGGTGGGCCTCGACCCCCCGCAGTGGTTCAACGACGCGGCCTGGTCGAAGCCTTCGCTGACCATCCTCGCGCTGTGGGGCATCGGCGACCTGATGGTCATCTTCATGGCCTCGCTCCTCGATGTGCCGAAGGAGCAGTACGAGGCGGCCGAACTGGACGGCGCCGGCGCCTGGCAGCGGTTCCGCTTCGTCACCCTGCCGAGCATCTCGCCGATCGTGCTCTTCGCCGTGGTCACCGGAGTGATCGCGACCATGCAGTACTACACCGAACCCCTGGTGGCGGCGAAGGTCGCGAGCGGGGTGATCGGCGGATCGGGCCAGCAGTTCGAACCCGGCTATCCGGAGAAGAGCACGCTGACCGTTCCGCAGGTCGTCTACAACCTCGGGTTCCAGCGCTTCGACACCGGCGCCGCCTGTGTCGTGGCCCTGGTCCTGTTCGCACTCGCCATGGTGTTCACGGCGTTCCTGATGCGCCGCCGCAGTGGCTTCATGTCGGCGGAGGACTGATGACTCGTACGACACTCGCCCCCCTGGAGAATCCCCGGGTCACCGCGCCGGGGACGGCCGCCACCGAGGCCCGTCGGACGGCCCGGCGACGGGCCGCCCTGGAGTGGATCGGCGTCCACTCCCTCGCGATCGCCGCGTCGCTGTTCTTCCTGCTGCCCTTCGTGTTCGTGTTCCTGACCGCCGTGATGAGCGACGACCAGGCGCTCACCCGCGACCTGTGGCCGAACACCTGGGAGTGGGGCAACTTCGCCGACGTCTGGAACACCCCGGGCTTTCTGACCTGGTGGCGCAACACGCTGCTGTATGCCGGGCTCGGCACCGTCCTCGCGGTCGGCAGCAGCCTGCCGGTGGCCTACGCGCTCGCCAAGTTCCGCTTCCGGGGCCGGAATCTGATGATGATGCTGGTCATCGCGGCGATGATGCTGCCGCCGCAGGTGGTCATCGTCCCCATGTATCTGTTCTGGGCGCGGCAGATGGACCTGGCCGGCACGCTGTGGCCGTTGATCATCCCCTTCGCCTTCGGCAACGCGTTCACGATCTTCCTGCTGCGCCAGTTCCTGCTGACGATTCCGCGGGAGTACACCGAGGCGGCCAGGATCGACGGCTGCGGGGAACTGCGGACCCTGCTGAAGGTCGTGGTGCCGATGGCGAAGCCGGGCATCGCGGCATCGGCGCTGTTCCACTTCTTCTACTGCTGGAACGACTACTTCGGGCCGCAGATCTACGCCTCGGAGAACCCCGCCGCGTGGACCCTCAGTTACGGCCTGGAGTCCTTCAAGGGCGCGCACCAGACGGACTGGAACCTGACCATGGCCGCGACCGTGCTGGTCATGGCCCCTGTGATCGTCGTCTTCTTCTTCGCCCAAAAGGCGTTCGTCGAGGGCGTCACACTGACCGGAGTGAAGGGCTAGAGACACATGCTGCGTTCCATCGGGGGAGAGCCCCCGAACACCGGGCCGACGAAGATCGCAGTGGTGGGTGGCGGATCCACCTACACCCCCGAGCTGATCGACGGCTTCGCGCGGCTGCGGGACACCCTCCCGATCGGCGAACTGGTCCTCATCGACCCCTCCGAGGAGCGTCTGGAGCTGGTCGGCGGGCTGGCGCGGCGGATCTTCGCCAAACAGCGCCACGACGGCAAGATCGTCACCACCTCGGACCTGGACGCCGGGGTGGCGGACGCCGACGCCGTCCTGCTGCAACTGCGCGTCGGCGGCCAGGCTGCCCGCAACCAGGACGAGACGTGGCCGCTGGAGTGCGGCTGCGTCGGCCAGGAGACGACGGGCGCCGGCGGTCTCGCCAAGGCGCTGCGCACGGTCCCGGTCGTCCTCGACATCGCCGAGCGGGTACGGCGGACGAATCCGGACGCCTGGATCATCGACTTCACCAACCCGGTGGGCATCGTGACCAGGGCGCTGCTCCAGGCCGGTCACAAGGCCGTCGGGCTGTGCAACGTCGCCATCGGCTTCCAGCGCAGATTCGCGAAGTTCCTCGACGTCTCCCCCGCCGATGTCCATCTGCGTCATGTGGGCCTCAACCACCTGACGTGGGAGACCGGTGTGCACATCGGCGGTCCCGAGGGAGCGGACCTGCTGCCCAAGGTGCTGGCGGAGCACGGCGACGAACTCGCCGACGATCTGCGGCTCCCGCGCGAGGTCCTCGACCGGCTCGGTGTCGTCCCCTCCTACTACCTGCGTTACTTCTACGCGCACGACGAGGTCGTCCGGGAGCTCGGCACCAAGCCGTCCCGCGCGGCCGAGGTCGCGGAGATGGAGAAGCAGCTGCTGCGGATGTACGGCGACCCCTCGCTCGACACCAAGCCGGAGCTGCTCGCCAAGCGCGGCGGGGCGTTCTACTCGGAGGCGGCCGTGGATCTCGCGGCCTCCCTGCTGGGCGGAACCGGCAGTCCGTACCAGGTGGTCAACACCCTCAACGGGGGCACGCTGCCCTTCCTGCCCGACGACGCCGTGATCGAGGTGCAGGCCGCGGTCGGCACCCAGGGCGCGACCCCGCTCGCGGTGCCCGAGGTCGACCCGCTGTTCGCCGGGCTGATCTCCCATGTGACGGCGTACGAGGACCTGGCGCTGGAGGCCGCCCTGCGCGGGGGCCGCGACCGGGTCTTCAAGGCGCTGCTGTCGCATCCACTGATCGGCCAGTTCGAGTACGCCGAGGCGCTCACCGACAAGCTGATCGCTCACAACCGGGAGCACCTGGCGTGGGCGTGACCGCTTCAGTCCTCGCCATCGACGCGGGCAACAGCAAGACCGACGTCGCGCTCGTGGGCGCCGACGGCTCGGTGCTCGCGTCCGCCCGGGGAGGGGGCTTCCAGCCGCCGAAGGTCGGCATCGGGGCGGCGCTCGACGCGCTCGCCACGACGGTCGGCGAGGTACTGGCGGCCGCCGGCGCGGGCGGGGCGCCTGCCGGACCCGTCGGCCATGTGTCGGCGTGTCTCGCCAACGCCGATCTTCCCGTGGAGGAACGGGAGTTGACCGACGCCCTGCACGCCCGCGGGTGGGGCCGTACGACCGAGGTACGCAACGACACCTTCGCGATCCTGCGGGCGGGCGTGGACGAACCGCGCGGCGTGGCCGTGGTGTGCGGCGCGGGCATCAACTGCGTGGGCATGCTGCCCGACGGACGGACCGCCCGCTTCCCGGCGATCGGCAAGATCTCCGGCGACTGGGGCGGCGGAGGGGGACTCGCGGAGGAGGCGCTCTGGTACGCGGCGCGGGCGGAGGACGGCCGCGGCGAGCCGACGGCCCTCGCCACCGCGCTGCCCGCCCACTTCGGTCTCGGGTCCATGTACGCGCTGATCGAGTCGCTGCACCTCGGGCACATCACCTCGGTGCGCAAACACGAGCTGACGCCGGTGCTGTTCGCGACCGGCGCCGAGGGCGACCCGGTGGCCCGCTCGCTGGTGCACCGGCTGGCGGAGGAGGTCGTCGCCATGTCGACCGTGGCGCTGGCCCGGCTCGATCTGCTCGACGAGGAGGTGCCGGTGCTGCTGGGCGGCAGTGTTCTCGCGGCCCGCCATCCCCAACTGGACGAGCACATCGGCCTGTTGCTGGCGGCGAAAGCGCCCAAGGCGGTGGTCGACTGGGTGACCGCGCCGCCGGTGCTGGGAGCGGCGCTGCTGGGTCTCGACCACACGGGCGCACCGCCCGAGGC is a genomic window containing:
- a CDS encoding carbohydrate ABC transporter permease encodes the protein MSTVPPGLRAKRRRSALRTLGFLSPWLIGLCVFFLYPLVSTVYFSFMKYDGFTAPTWVGLKNWAYVFQDNPFFWPALRNTLWLVLVMVSLRVLFGLGIGLLITKIKTGAGVFRTLFYLPYLAPPVAATMAFVFLLNPGTGPTNTILEKVGLDPPQWFNDAAWSKPSLTILALWGIGDLMVIFMASLLDVPKEQYEAAELDGAGAWQRFRFVTLPSISPIVLFAVVTGVIATMQYYTEPLVAAKVASGVIGGSGQQFEPGYPEKSTLTVPQVVYNLGFQRFDTGAACVVALVLFALAMVFTAFLMRRRSGFMSAED
- a CDS encoding carbohydrate ABC transporter permease, whose product is MTRTTLAPLENPRVTAPGTAATEARRTARRRAALEWIGVHSLAIAASLFFLLPFVFVFLTAVMSDDQALTRDLWPNTWEWGNFADVWNTPGFLTWWRNTLLYAGLGTVLAVGSSLPVAYALAKFRFRGRNLMMMLVIAAMMLPPQVVIVPMYLFWARQMDLAGTLWPLIIPFAFGNAFTIFLLRQFLLTIPREYTEAARIDGCGELRTLLKVVVPMAKPGIAASALFHFFYCWNDYFGPQIYASENPAAWTLSYGLESFKGAHQTDWNLTMAATVLVMAPVIVVFFFAQKAFVEGVTLTGVKG
- a CDS encoding 6-phospho-beta-glucosidase, with the protein product MLRSIGGEPPNTGPTKIAVVGGGSTYTPELIDGFARLRDTLPIGELVLIDPSEERLELVGGLARRIFAKQRHDGKIVTTSDLDAGVADADAVLLQLRVGGQAARNQDETWPLECGCVGQETTGAGGLAKALRTVPVVLDIAERVRRTNPDAWIIDFTNPVGIVTRALLQAGHKAVGLCNVAIGFQRRFAKFLDVSPADVHLRHVGLNHLTWETGVHIGGPEGADLLPKVLAEHGDELADDLRLPREVLDRLGVVPSYYLRYFYAHDEVVRELGTKPSRAAEVAEMEKQLLRMYGDPSLDTKPELLAKRGGAFYSEAAVDLAASLLGGTGSPYQVVNTLNGGTLPFLPDDAVIEVQAAVGTQGATPLAVPEVDPLFAGLISHVTAYEDLALEAALRGGRDRVFKALLSHPLIGQFEYAEALTDKLIAHNREHLAWA
- a CDS encoding N-acetylglucosamine kinase, with the translated sequence MGVTASVLAIDAGNSKTDVALVGADGSVLASARGGGFQPPKVGIGAALDALATTVGEVLAAAGAGGAPAGPVGHVSACLANADLPVEERELTDALHARGWGRTTEVRNDTFAILRAGVDEPRGVAVVCGAGINCVGMLPDGRTARFPAIGKISGDWGGGGGLAEEALWYAARAEDGRGEPTALATALPAHFGLGSMYALIESLHLGHITSVRKHELTPVLFATGAEGDPVARSLVHRLAEEVVAMSTVALARLDLLDEEVPVLLGGSVLAARHPQLDEHIGLLLAAKAPKAVVDWVTAPPVLGAALLGLDHTGAPPEAHARLRAHYGRD